In Comamonadaceae bacterium OS-1, a single window of DNA contains:
- the yhcG_1 gene encoding putative nuclease YhcG, whose translation MSDITTFHADIKSILELARSKARSAVNTAMVEAYWLIGQRIVQEEQQGKQKAQYGTRSMEALSIALTADFGKGFSYANLYNFRQFYRVFPDQQILYTLCRELSWSHLRLIIRADSPKAMEYYCNETRAQNWTVR comes from the coding sequence ATGAGCGACATCACCACATTTCACGCCGATATCAAAAGCATTCTCGAACTGGCGCGCAGCAAGGCGCGTTCGGCGGTAAACACCGCCATGGTGGAGGCCTATTGGCTGATCGGCCAGAGGATCGTGCAAGAGGAACAGCAGGGGAAACAGAAGGCCCAATACGGCACGCGGTCGATGGAGGCGCTGTCCATTGCATTGACAGCGGATTTTGGCAAAGGGTTTTCCTATGCCAATTTGTACAATTTTCGCCAGTTCTACCGGGTTTTTCCTGACCAGCAGATTCTCTACACTCTGTGTAGAGAATTGAGCTGGAGCCATCTGCGCTTGATCATTCGAGCCGACTCGCCAAAGGCGATGGAGTACTACTGCAACGAGACACGTGCGCAAAACTGGACGGTGCGCTAG
- the yhcG_2 gene encoding putative nuclease YhcG gives MERNIKTQSYQRLLSTQAASSEASAKAAHLDFIKDPYVLEFLQLPEASHLKESQLEQAIIDELQKFLLELGKGFSFVARQMRISTETSHFFIDLVFYNYLLKCFVIIDLKTGKLSHQDIGQMDMYVRMFDDLKRGEDDNPTIGIILCDSKDETVVKYSVIQESQQLFASKYQRVLPTEEELIAEIEREKRLIAGVE, from the coding sequence TTGGAACGGAATATCAAGACCCAGAGTTATCAGCGCCTACTGTCTACCCAGGCCGCGTCGTCAGAGGCATCTGCAAAAGCCGCGCATTTGGACTTCATCAAAGACCCCTATGTACTGGAGTTCTTGCAGCTACCCGAGGCGAGCCACCTCAAAGAAAGCCAGCTGGAGCAGGCCATCATTGACGAGTTGCAGAAATTCCTCCTGGAACTGGGCAAGGGGTTTTCGTTTGTGGCGCGGCAAATGCGCATCAGCACCGAAACCAGCCATTTTTTCATCGACCTGGTTTTCTACAACTACTTGCTCAAGTGTTTCGTCATCATTGACCTGAAAACCGGCAAGCTCAGCCACCAGGATATCGGGCAAATGGACATGTATGTGCGCATGTTTGACGACCTCAAGCGGGGCGAGGATGACAACCCGACCATCGGGATCATTCTGTGTGACAGCAAGGACGAAACCGTCGTCAAATACTCTGTGATCCAAGAGAGCCAGCAGCTATTTGCCTCCAAATACCAGCGTGTACTTCCCACCGAAGAAGAGCTGATTGCCGAGATCGAACGGGAAAAGCGGTTGATCGCAGGGGTGGAGTGA
- the rsmH_1 gene encoding ribosomal RNA small subunit methyltransferase H, with amino-acid sequence MTDPTPPHKRRVRYAGTHPRQFEEKYKELDPTRHAAEVDKVMLRGQTPAGMHRSICVDEILAILKPVPGETGVDLTLGFGGHMLAMLPLVQPGGRMFGMDVDPIELPRTTARLRALGFGDEALIVHRANFSELATLLPQAGGGFDFALADLGVSSMQIDNPARGFSFRADGPLDLRLDPTSGQSASELLLCVTRHRLRDLLTDNSDEPFALPLAAALQGQYLETTVQLADLVRATMELAYKRSMPAEERLAETKKVLQRTFQALRIEVNDEFGVLDTMLLNLPACLKPGGRVAILSFHSGEDRRVKKCFQTGERNGTFSSVAPDPIRASYDEQRSNPRSSSAKLRWAVRALH; translated from the coding sequence ATGACAGACCCCACCCCTCCCCACAAGCGCCGCGTCCGTTACGCGGGCACGCATCCCCGCCAGTTTGAAGAAAAGTACAAAGAGCTGGACCCCACGCGCCATGCGGCGGAGGTGGACAAGGTCATGCTGCGCGGGCAAACGCCTGCGGGCATGCACCGCTCGATTTGTGTGGACGAGATCCTCGCCATCCTCAAGCCTGTACCGGGCGAAACCGGGGTGGACCTGACCCTGGGCTTTGGTGGCCACATGCTGGCCATGCTGCCGTTGGTGCAGCCGGGTGGGCGCATGTTTGGCATGGATGTGGACCCGATCGAGCTGCCCCGCACGACAGCGCGGCTGCGCGCCCTGGGCTTTGGCGACGAGGCGCTGATCGTGCACCGCGCCAACTTCAGCGAGCTGGCCACCTTGCTGCCGCAGGCGGGCGGTGGCTTTGACTTTGCGCTGGCCGACCTGGGCGTGTCGTCCATGCAGATTGACAACCCGGCGCGGGGCTTCAGTTTCCGGGCCGATGGTCCGCTGGATTTGCGGCTAGACCCGACCAGCGGGCAGTCGGCCAGCGAGCTGCTGCTGTGCGTGACCCGCCACCGGTTGCGTGACCTGCTGACCGACAATTCCGACGAGCCTTTTGCCCTGCCCTTGGCCGCCGCCCTGCAAGGCCAGTACCTGGAAACCACCGTGCAGCTCGCCGACCTGGTGCGCGCCACCATGGAGCTGGCGTACAAGCGCAGCATGCCCGCAGAAGAGCGCCTGGCCGAGACCAAAAAAGTGCTGCAGCGCACCTTCCAGGCGCTGCGCATCGAGGTGAACGACGAGTTCGGCGTGCTCGACACCATGCTGCTGAACCTGCCCGCTTGCCTCAAGCCGGGCGGGCGCGTGGCCATTTTGAGCTTCCACTCCGGCGAAGACCGGCGCGTGAAGAAGTGCTTCCAAACCGGCGAGCGCAACGGCACCTTCAGCAGCGTGGCCCCTGACCCGATTCGCGCCTCGTATGACGAGCAGCGCAGCAACCCCCGTTCATCGTCGGCCAAGTTGCGCTGGGCGGTGCGGGCATTGCACTGA
- the lpdA gene encoding dihydrolipoyl dehydrogenase, producing MASLEIKVPDIGDFDEVTVIELMVKVGDTVKPDQSLITVESDKASMEIPSSDGGVVTALNVKLGDKVKMGSVVLVLEAAGGAAAPAPAASEPKAAPAPSAPAQAATNVVAPTASSFAGTADLECDVLVLGGGPGGYSAAFRAADLGLKVVIVERYATLGGVCLNVGCIPSKALLHVAAVMDEVSHLGALGIDFGAPAVNIDKLRGHKEKVIGKLTGGLAAMAKMRKVTTVRGVGSFVGANHLQVEETTGAQGQEKTGKTQTIAFKNAIIAAGSQAVRLPFMPNDPRVVDSTGALALKEVPKRMLILGGGIIGLEMGTVYSTLGARLDVVEMMDGLMQGADRDLVKIWQKMNAPRFDNIMLKTKTVSARALPEGIEVTFAAAEEGGTAPAPQVYDLVLQAVGRTPNGKKIAADKAGVAVTDRGFINVDIQMRTNVPHIFAIGDIVGQPMLAHKAVHEAHVAAEVIAGELQGNKELAAAAFNARVIPSVAYTDPEVAWVGLTEDQAKAQGIKVKKGLFPWTASGRAIANGRDEGVTKLLFDDSPEAHGHGKILGGGMVGTHAGDMIGEIALAIEMGADVVDIGKTIHPHPTLGESIGMAAEVAHGSCTDLPPAKK from the coding sequence ATGGCATCCCTGGAAATCAAAGTCCCTGACATCGGCGATTTCGACGAAGTCACCGTCATTGAGCTGATGGTCAAAGTGGGCGACACCGTCAAACCCGACCAGTCCCTGATCACCGTGGAGTCCGACAAAGCCTCCATGGAAATCCCGTCCAGCGACGGCGGCGTGGTCACCGCGCTGAACGTCAAGCTGGGCGACAAGGTCAAGATGGGTTCCGTCGTCCTGGTGCTTGAAGCTGCCGGTGGTGCAGCCGCACCTGCACCCGCAGCTTCTGAGCCCAAAGCGGCTCCAGCGCCCTCTGCACCAGCACAAGCAGCTACTAATGTTGTAGCGCCAACGGCTTCCAGCTTTGCTGGCACCGCCGATCTGGAATGCGACGTACTGGTCCTCGGCGGTGGCCCTGGCGGCTACTCGGCTGCCTTCCGCGCTGCCGATCTGGGCCTGAAGGTCGTCATCGTTGAGCGCTACGCCACCCTGGGCGGCGTGTGCCTGAACGTGGGTTGCATCCCCTCCAAAGCCCTGCTGCACGTGGCAGCGGTGATGGACGAAGTCAGCCACCTGGGCGCGCTGGGCATCGACTTTGGCGCACCCGCGGTCAACATCGACAAACTGCGTGGCCACAAAGAAAAAGTCATCGGCAAGCTCACTGGCGGCCTGGCCGCCATGGCCAAGATGCGCAAGGTCACCACCGTGCGCGGCGTGGGCTCCTTCGTCGGTGCCAACCACCTGCAGGTTGAAGAAACCACCGGTGCCCAAGGCCAGGAAAAGACCGGCAAAACCCAGACCATCGCTTTCAAAAACGCGATCATCGCCGCAGGCAGCCAGGCCGTGCGACTGCCCTTCATGCCCAATGACCCCCGCGTGGTGGACAGCACCGGCGCGTTGGCGCTCAAAGAAGTGCCCAAGCGCATGCTGATTCTGGGCGGCGGCATCATCGGCCTGGAGATGGGCACCGTCTACAGCACCCTGGGCGCACGCCTGGATGTGGTGGAAATGATGGACGGCCTGATGCAGGGCGCCGACCGCGACCTGGTCAAGATCTGGCAAAAAATGAACGCGCCACGCTTCGACAACATCATGCTCAAGACCAAGACCGTCTCCGCACGCGCCTTGCCCGAAGGCATCGAAGTCACGTTCGCAGCCGCAGAAGAGGGCGGCACCGCCCCCGCACCCCAGGTCTACGACCTGGTGCTGCAAGCCGTGGGCCGCACCCCCAACGGCAAGAAGATCGCCGCCGACAAAGCCGGTGTGGCCGTGACCGACCGCGGCTTCATCAACGTCGACATCCAGATGCGCACCAACGTGCCGCACATCTTCGCCATCGGCGACATCGTGGGCCAGCCCATGTTGGCCCACAAGGCAGTGCACGAGGCGCACGTGGCCGCAGAGGTGATCGCTGGTGAACTGCAAGGCAACAAAGAGTTGGCCGCCGCCGCCTTCAACGCCCGCGTCATCCCCAGCGTGGCCTACACCGACCCCGAAGTCGCCTGGGTCGGCCTCACCGAAGACCAGGCCAAGGCCCAAGGCATCAAGGTCAAGAAGGGCCTGTTCCCCTGGACCGCCTCTGGCCGCGCCATCGCCAATGGCCGCGACGAAGGTGTCACCAAGCTGCTGTTTGACGACTCGCCAGAAGCCCACGGCCACGGCAAGATCCTCGGCGGCGGCATGGTCGGCACGCATGCAGGCGACATGATCGGCGAAATCGCCCTGGCGATCGAAATGGGTGCGGATGTGGTGGATATCGGCAAAACGATTCACCCGCACCCCACGCTGGGCGAAAGCATCGGCATGGCCGCGGAAGTGGCGCATGGCAGCTGCACGGATTTGCCGCCGGCGAAGAAATAA